The following proteins are encoded in a genomic region of Acidobacteriota bacterium:
- a CDS encoding OsmC family protein, producing MAENTYKAIVRYAGDGYFIGMTPTGIPQLMDSKGDRHAAATPMEMLLVSVAACTAMDVQSILEKKRQDVTEYNVVITGSRAEVHPRKFTAFHINHIVHGRNVSDKAVARAIELSDETYCSVAATVRPTAEITTSYEIVEIAEQLLSNRS from the coding sequence ATGGCTGAAAATACTTACAAAGCGATAGTTCGATACGCGGGCGACGGTTATTTCATAGGCATGACGCCAACCGGCATTCCGCAACTGATGGATTCCAAAGGAGATAGGCACGCTGCGGCGACACCGATGGAAATGCTTCTGGTCTCGGTCGCCGCATGTACGGCGATGGATGTTCAGTCTATCCTGGAGAAGAAGCGGCAGGACGTGACCGAATACAATGTCGTGATCACCGGCTCACGGGCGGAGGTACATCCGCGTAAATTTACCGCCTTTCATATCAACCATATCGTGCACGGCCGCAACGTTTCCGACAAAGCCGTTGCCAGAGCGATCGAGCTTTCTGACGAAACATACTGCTCGGTCGCCGCGACCGTTAGGCCAACCGCCGAGATCACAACGAGCTATGAGATCGTCGAAATTGCTGAACAGCTGTTATCGAATAGATCCTGA
- a CDS encoding peptidylprolyl isomerase, producing the protein MLKKGLFAFIVITFASGFVFSQANNSVPTPTPVVKETPKANPRPTPMPYEAMPEPFDKADVKAMAGQCVSFDTEAGMIEIEVYPESAPESVRNFLNLAATGLLDTTTFNRVVPGFVIQGGRLWSREGGITRAMGVRARRTIPDEPNKILHERGVVSMARGDEPNSATNDFFILVANAPYLDGKFAAFGRVTKGMDVVDTINKAAVIEEKPEKPVRIKKATVKPCAAAQ; encoded by the coding sequence ATGTTAAAGAAAGGCCTATTTGCATTTATAGTTATTACGTTCGCGAGCGGCTTTGTGTTTTCCCAAGCTAACAACAGTGTCCCGACGCCGACGCCTGTTGTAAAGGAAACGCCCAAGGCAAATCCGCGGCCGACGCCAATGCCCTATGAGGCGATGCCGGAGCCTTTTGACAAGGCTGATGTTAAAGCGATGGCCGGACAATGCGTGTCATTCGACACCGAGGCAGGCATGATCGAGATCGAGGTATATCCCGAAAGCGCACCGGAATCGGTACGCAATTTTCTCAATCTCGCTGCAACCGGTCTGCTTGATACGACCACATTCAACCGCGTCGTTCCGGGCTTTGTGATCCAGGGCGGACGCCTCTGGTCTCGCGAAGGCGGAATTACGCGTGCGATGGGCGTACGTGCCCGGCGGACCATTCCGGACGAACCTAACAAGATACTGCACGAGCGCGGTGTCGTCTCAATGGCCCGCGGCGATGAACCTAATTCTGCTACGAACGACTTTTTTATTCTCGTCGCTAATGCGCCTTATTTAGACGGTAAATTCGCCGCTTTTGGCCGCGTGACGAAAGGAATGGATGTGGTCGATACGATCAACAAGGCGGCCGTCATCGAAGAAAAGCCCGAAAAGCCGGTTCGCATCAAAAAGGCCACGGTGAAGCCATGCGCCGCGGCTCAATAA
- the lspA gene encoding signal peptidase II, translating into MTKKDFIWKFAYLAIAGGVFMIDQVTKAWATRVLRFGSDRPVIDGFLNFAYAQNTGVAFSMLDDHGDAGRWGLSAVAFVAAALVLYFFWRTPRTDDRILGALVLLLAGIVGNVVDRMRLGFVVDFIDVQFGNWHYPTFNIADAAICVGAGLLIIDMVLSKREKKESGGEPLTTNTN; encoded by the coding sequence GTGACCAAAAAAGACTTTATCTGGAAATTTGCCTACTTAGCTATCGCGGGGGGTGTCTTTATGATCGATCAGGTCACAAAGGCCTGGGCGACGCGCGTGCTGCGTTTTGGCAGCGACCGCCCCGTTATCGATGGGTTTCTCAATTTTGCGTATGCCCAGAATACGGGCGTGGCGTTTTCGATGCTTGACGACCACGGTGACGCTGGACGTTGGGGATTGTCTGCGGTCGCGTTTGTTGCAGCGGCATTGGTGCTTTACTTTTTTTGGCGGACCCCGCGTACAGACGATCGTATTTTGGGTGCTCTTGTTCTGCTGCTTGCCGGCATTGTCGGCAATGTCGTTGACCGAATGAGACTTGGGTTTGTTGTAGATTTCATAGATGTCCAATTCGGCAACTGGCATTATCCGACCTTCAACATTGCCGATGCGGCCATTTGCGTAGGTGCGGGATTACTGATCATCGATATGGTCTTGAGCAAGCGTGAAAAGAAAGAGTCAGGCGGCGAACCGCTGACGACCAACACTAACTAA
- a CDS encoding VOC family protein — translation MKTHFILYVADQARSTAFYSAVLETEPTLNVPGMTEFSLSEGTVIGLMPEAGAVRLFGDEVTPPVAAGLSPRAEIYLVVKSAEAFHSRAIKNGAREISGIKVRDWGHTAAYSIDPDGYVIAFAEPTI, via the coding sequence GTGAAAACACATTTCATACTTTACGTAGCCGATCAGGCTCGAAGCACCGCGTTCTATTCGGCGGTCCTTGAAACAGAACCGACTCTGAACGTGCCGGGAATGACGGAATTCAGCCTCTCTGAGGGAACAGTTATCGGCCTTATGCCCGAGGCCGGAGCCGTCCGCCTCTTTGGTGACGAGGTAACGCCGCCCGTTGCCGCTGGCCTTTCACCGCGGGCCGAGATCTACTTGGTCGTGAAGAGTGCTGAGGCATTTCATTCACGGGCTATAAAAAATGGAGCACGTGAGATCAGCGGGATCAAGGTTCGCGATTGGGGACACACTGCGGCATATTCGATCGATCCTGATGGTTACGTTATCGCGTTTGCCGAACCTACTATCTGA
- a CDS encoding M1 family metallopeptidase, with protein MRIISSFFLVIAAFTFTFAQRELGVRPTETGGPLMFEQAVFDVQNYDISLSADPKSKSITGTTLMTARTVIPTNVIVLNLDMPYTISKLTEGGSEVKFSHDKNGKIWIWFPMTKQVGDEIKTSITYSGTPRIAPRAPWIGGFMWEKTLNGADWISVALQNDGADLMFPCKDHPSDKPATASMHITVPDPLVATGPGKLESTKKNSNGTSTYSWRMTNPIANYSLVFNAAPYKLIEDSYKSITGEMMPIKFYILPESFDKGAGLIAEQKKYIAFFEKYLGPFPFRSQKVGIVETPHLGMEHSTNIAYGNKFRYNPDGTDWLLLHEYGHEYWANLVTASDWRDFWIHEGFQSYMDTLYTETLHGQEAYLKAMRDRARGFKNKQPVAPREPKIAYQVYMSEPDYLDSDGDIYGKGAYFLHTLRYLIGDKAFFAALRHMAYPTKELESYTDGRQERLVNTDDFLTIAEKDSGMELDWLFEMYLRQPKLPKLVTNIPADCATNCPMLLRWETPNDMPFPMPIDVVINGKTERIEMKDGKGSVRYTGTPPVVDPKGWVLRAQ; from the coding sequence ATGCGCATCATATCTTCGTTCTTTCTCGTCATCGCGGCTTTCACTTTTACATTCGCACAACGCGAACTTGGCGTTCGGCCCACAGAAACGGGCGGCCCGCTGATGTTTGAGCAAGCGGTATTTGATGTGCAAAATTACGACATCTCGCTGAGTGCCGACCCTAAGTCCAAGTCGATCACGGGCACGACCTTGATGACCGCACGGACGGTTATCCCGACCAATGTCATCGTCCTCAACCTCGACATGCCCTACACGATCAGCAAACTTACCGAGGGCGGCAGTGAGGTGAAATTCAGCCACGATAAGAACGGAAAGATCTGGATCTGGTTCCCGATGACCAAACAGGTCGGCGATGAGATCAAAACGAGCATCACATATTCCGGAACGCCGCGAATTGCACCGCGAGCTCCGTGGATCGGCGGATTTATGTGGGAAAAGACGCTGAACGGTGCTGATTGGATCTCAGTCGCCTTGCAAAACGACGGCGCCGATCTGATGTTCCCTTGCAAAGATCATCCGTCTGACAAACCGGCAACCGCATCGATGCACATTACGGTTCCCGATCCGCTGGTCGCGACAGGTCCGGGCAAGCTTGAAAGCACGAAGAAAAACTCGAACGGCACGTCGACCTACAGCTGGCGAATGACCAATCCGATCGCTAATTACTCGCTCGTTTTCAACGCCGCACCGTACAAACTGATCGAAGACAGCTACAAGTCGATCACCGGCGAGATGATGCCGATCAAGTTTTACATCCTGCCCGAGAGTTTCGATAAAGGTGCCGGCCTGATCGCCGAACAGAAGAAATACATCGCATTCTTCGAAAAATATCTCGGACCGTTCCCTTTCCGTTCGCAAAAGGTCGGCATCGTCGAAACGCCGCATCTCGGGATGGAACATTCGACAAACATCGCATACGGCAACAAATTCCGTTACAACCCCGACGGCACCGACTGGCTGCTGCTGCACGAGTACGGCCACGAATACTGGGCTAACCTTGTAACGGCCAGCGACTGGCGTGATTTCTGGATCCACGAAGGATTCCAGTCGTATATGGACACGCTCTACACCGAAACGCTCCACGGTCAGGAGGCTTATCTTAAGGCGATGAGAGACCGTGCACGCGGCTTCAAGAACAAGCAGCCGGTCGCTCCGCGTGAGCCGAAGATCGCTTATCAGGTCTATATGTCCGAGCCCGATTATCTGGATTCTGACGGCGACATCTACGGCAAAGGTGCCTATTTTCTCCACACTCTGCGATATCTGATCGGCGACAAGGCCTTCTTTGCCGCTCTCCGCCACATGGCTTATCCGACCAAGGAATTGGAATCCTACACCGACGGCCGACAGGAACGCCTCGTCAATACCGACGATTTCCTGACCATCGCCGAGAAAGATTCGGGAATGGAACTCGACTGGCTCTTCGAAATGTACCTTCGCCAGCCCAAGCTGCCAAAACTGGTCACCAATATCCCTGCCGACTGCGCAACCAATTGCCCTATGTTGCTCCGCTGGGAAACTCCGAACGATATGCCATTCCCAATGCCCATCGACGTCGTCATAAACGGCAAAACCGAACGCATCGAGATGAAAGACGGCAAAGGAAGTGTTAGATACACCGGCACACCGCCCGTAGTCGATCCGAAAGGCTGGGTTTTGAGGGCGCAGTAG
- the lgt gene encoding prolipoprotein diacylglyceryl transferase, producing the protein MYPELFRIGTFPVTTYGIFLAVGMLLALYATSRLAARDGLPKERIYDLGLWVLVGGLVGSKMLMILVEPGVEIFTLDFLRSGGVFYGGLIGGFLAVAILVPLYKLNFWKAADAFAPGVALGQAFGRQGCFSAGCCWGKETHLPWGVHFTEAGHDYTGVPVYGPDGSDLYLYPTQLIESFTMLAVFGLLVWLHRRKKFDGQVLIAYGIIYALVRFSIEFIRDDPRGDLFGFTTLTGLSTSQGVSLIVAAASIVFMIFRLRKAGETKEIL; encoded by the coding sequence ATGTATCCAGAGTTATTCCGCATCGGCACGTTTCCGGTCACGACATACGGCATCTTTTTGGCGGTCGGGATGTTGCTTGCCCTTTATGCGACATCACGCTTGGCGGCTCGGGACGGGTTGCCGAAGGAGAGAATTTACGACCTTGGGCTTTGGGTCTTAGTTGGCGGGCTTGTCGGATCGAAGATGCTGATGATCCTTGTCGAGCCGGGCGTCGAGATATTTACGCTCGATTTCCTCCGGAGCGGCGGCGTGTTTTACGGCGGCCTGATCGGCGGGTTTCTGGCGGTTGCGATACTTGTGCCGCTGTACAAACTGAATTTTTGGAAAGCCGCGGATGCATTCGCTCCCGGCGTTGCTTTGGGACAGGCATTTGGCCGACAAGGCTGTTTTTCGGCCGGCTGCTGTTGGGGAAAAGAGACGCACCTGCCCTGGGGCGTGCATTTTACCGAGGCCGGACACGATTATACCGGCGTCCCCGTTTATGGGCCCGACGGCTCTGATCTTTATTTGTACCCGACGCAATTGATCGAATCATTTACGATGCTCGCTGTCTTCGGCCTGCTCGTTTGGCTTCACCGCCGTAAGAAATTTGACGGCCAGGTCCTTATCGCATACGGCATTATTTATGCGCTCGTCCGTTTCTCGATCGAATTCATTCGCGACGATCCGCGTGGCGACCTATTCGGATTCACAACGCTCACAGGGCTTTCGACCTCACAAGGTGTTAGTCTGATAGTTGCCGCAGCGTCGATCGTGTTTATGATCTTCCGTTTGCGAAAGGCCGGTGAGACCAAGGAAATACTTTGA
- a CDS encoding dehydrogenase E1 component subunit alpha/beta, translating to MYMSRRVDDKEIQLKGQNKIFFQISGAGHEGILVAAAQAMKAGYDWFFPYYRDRALMLGLGMTAQEMLWSAVGAEVDPNSHGRQMPSHWGSVKLNVPSQSSCTGTQSLHSVGAAEASYRAGLVKGLKDKITGFKGDEVVYMSVGDGTTSEGEWWEALNTASNLKLPVIFVVEDNGYAISTPVEVGTAGGDISKLVAGFPGLFIQKVDGTDVLASYEVFKKAVAYCRERKGPAFVHAKVIRPYSHSLSDDEKLYRPEEEREADAATDPIKKYAEFLMTEGIASSEDLEAVRKEVDDEVNKAADIAIETPQPAPESAYRNVFSPDIDPTDRQLFDTEDGAELSGNAGTMVDLINRCMHEEMARDERIVVFGEDVADCSREQYLEQVKGKGGVFKVTANLQREFGSARVFNSPLAEANIIGRAVGMALRNLKPVVEIQFFDYIFPAFHQIRNEVAVTRWRSDGDTKCPMVMRVPVGGYLKGGAVYHSQSGTTLFSHTPGLMIVYPSTALDANGLLRTAIRCDDPVLFLEHKHLYRQVYNKSQYPSSEFLIPFGKAKKVREGSDVTIITYGALVERSNQACKRLEQQGISVELIDLRTLVPYDWEAIAESIKKTSRVIVAHEDPVSYGYGAEIAARISNELFEYLDAPVRRVGATDTFVAYAPQVEDFILPQSEDVENAVQELMKY from the coding sequence ATGTATATGTCGCGCCGTGTCGATGATAAAGAGATCCAGCTCAAGGGTCAGAACAAGATCTTTTTCCAGATCTCAGGTGCCGGACACGAAGGCATATTGGTCGCTGCTGCACAGGCAATGAAGGCCGGTTACGATTGGTTCTTTCCTTACTATCGCGACCGTGCTCTAATGCTCGGTTTGGGAATGACCGCTCAGGAAATGCTGTGGTCCGCAGTCGGTGCTGAGGTCGACCCTAATTCGCACGGACGCCAGATGCCTTCGCACTGGGGCAGCGTCAAACTGAATGTACCTTCGCAATCGTCCTGTACCGGAACCCAGTCACTGCACAGCGTCGGTGCAGCCGAGGCGAGCTATCGGGCCGGATTGGTCAAGGGCCTGAAGGACAAGATCACCGGATTCAAAGGCGATGAGGTTGTCTATATGTCCGTCGGCGACGGCACGACGAGTGAGGGCGAATGGTGGGAAGCTCTGAACACCGCCAGCAATCTGAAACTGCCGGTGATATTCGTCGTCGAGGACAATGGTTACGCGATCTCGACCCCTGTCGAAGTCGGTACAGCGGGCGGCGATATTTCAAAGCTCGTCGCAGGTTTTCCGGGCCTCTTCATTCAAAAGGTTGACGGCACCGACGTGCTTGCTTCGTACGAAGTGTTCAAAAAAGCGGTCGCATATTGCCGCGAACGAAAGGGTCCGGCGTTTGTCCACGCCAAGGTAATTCGGCCGTATTCGCATTCGCTCTCAGACGACGAAAAGCTCTATCGTCCGGAAGAGGAACGCGAAGCCGACGCCGCGACCGACCCGATCAAGAAGTACGCAGAGTTCCTGATGACCGAGGGCATCGCGTCGTCCGAAGATCTCGAGGCCGTAAGGAAAGAGGTTGACGATGAGGTCAACAAGGCCGCCGATATTGCCATCGAAACGCCGCAGCCGGCACCTGAGTCGGCATACCGCAACGTCTTTTCGCCGGACATCGATCCGACCGACCGCCAGCTTTTTGATACCGAGGACGGAGCCGAATTGAGCGGAAACGCAGGCACGATGGTCGATCTGATCAATCGCTGCATGCACGAAGAGATGGCACGCGATGAGCGGATCGTCGTTTTCGGTGAAGACGTCGCCGATTGCTCACGCGAGCAGTATCTCGAACAGGTCAAAGGTAAAGGCGGTGTGTTCAAGGTGACCGCTAACCTGCAGCGTGAATTTGGTTCGGCTCGAGTGTTCAATTCGCCGCTTGCTGAGGCAAACATCATCGGCCGTGCCGTCGGCATGGCCCTCCGCAATCTGAAGCCGGTCGTCGAGATCCAGTTTTTCGATTATATTTTCCCGGCGTTTCATCAGATCCGCAACGAGGTGGCGGTCACACGCTGGCGCAGCGACGGCGACACGAAATGCCCGATGGTGATGCGTGTGCCAGTCGGCGGATATTTGAAAGGCGGTGCCGTTTACCACTCGCAATCGGGCACCACGCTCTTTTCGCACACGCCGGGATTGATGATCGTTTATCCTTCGACGGCTCTCGACGCAAACGGATTGCTCCGAACGGCGATCCGCTGTGACGACCCTGTTTTGTTCCTCGAACACAAACATCTCTACCGTCAGGTCTATAACAAATCGCAATATCCGTCGAGCGAGTTCCTGATTCCGTTCGGCAAGGCGAAAAAGGTTCGAGAGGGAAGCGATGTCACGATCATTACTTACGGAGCTCTAGTCGAACGATCAAATCAGGCATGCAAACGGCTCGAACAGCAGGGGATCTCGGTCGAACTGATCGACCTCCGCACGCTGGTCCCATACGATTGGGAAGCGATCGCCGAATCGATCAAGAAAACGAGCCGCGTTATCGTCGCTCACGAAGACCCTGTCTCATACGGCTACGGAGCCGAGATCGCCGCCCGCATCTCGAACGAACTCTTCGAATACCTCGACGCCCCCGTCCGCCGCGTCGGCGCCACCGACACGTTTGTGGCTTATGCTCCACAGGTCGAAGATTTCATCCTGCCGCAGTCGGAAGATGTCGAGAACGCGGTGCAGGAATTAATGAAGTACTAA
- a CDS encoding M20/M25/M40 family metallo-hydrolase, with translation MFRQKNIVLVIFAALLTPSFAIAQQPSAAADALAKIKDEGMNRSQVMSTIRYLTDVIGPRLTNSPAQKRANRWTKEQFEKWGLKNAMIDPWGEFGRGWELKRFSAMVTAGEQTTAFRAYPKAWSPSTNGPVTADVVYVDATDDAGLEKYKGKLKGAIVLTAPERPVSDIFKPTASRQTDGALAEMESAKPSTPQPQPTPNAQQIAAQQFNAKKNRMYFEEGAAVLIDSGFGTDAGTIRVMGASLPPAAPGTPPVPGLRVASKNAPATIPQLVAEVEQYNRLVRLIKQGVPVKMTVDLAVQFYDDDLQGYNTIAEIPGTDLKDEIVMVGAHMDSWHAGTGATDNGAGTAMAMEAIRLIQASGLRPRRTIRIGLWTGEEQGLLGSRGYVSKNYGMIGDGSDAAAFAAFGGGPVTINKKPAHDKFAAYYNLDNGTGQIRGIYLQGHGQLRSTFKDWLTPFKDWNASTVTINNTGGTDHQAFDLVGLPGFQFIQDPIEYFTRSWHTTQDVSDRILEEDLKRSAVIMATFAYNSAMTDQKLPRKDSGAVGSILPGFDLRAERDEAAFRNSGLGFAVCGHEIEGRELPIGYPSILALDHSRHALGE, from the coding sequence ATGTTTCGACAAAAGAATATCGTTCTCGTAATTTTTGCCGCGTTACTTACGCCTAGTTTTGCGATCGCACAACAACCATCTGCGGCCGCCGACGCCCTGGCCAAGATCAAGGACGAAGGCATGAACCGTTCGCAGGTAATGTCAACGATCCGCTATTTGACTGATGTTATCGGGCCGAGGCTGACAAACTCACCGGCCCAAAAGCGGGCCAATCGCTGGACGAAGGAACAGTTTGAAAAATGGGGCCTTAAGAATGCGATGATCGACCCCTGGGGCGAATTCGGCCGCGGGTGGGAACTGAAACGCTTTTCCGCGATGGTCACAGCCGGCGAACAGACGACCGCTTTTCGAGCATACCCAAAAGCGTGGTCGCCCTCGACCAACGGGCCTGTTACGGCTGACGTAGTATATGTCGATGCAACGGATGACGCCGGACTCGAAAAATATAAGGGTAAACTCAAAGGTGCGATCGTTCTAACGGCTCCCGAACGTCCGGTCAGCGATATTTTTAAGCCGACGGCCAGCCGCCAGACCGACGGAGCACTTGCCGAAATGGAAAGTGCGAAACCGTCAACTCCACAGCCGCAGCCAACGCCCAACGCACAACAGATCGCAGCACAGCAATTCAATGCTAAGAAGAACCGCATGTATTTCGAAGAGGGAGCGGCTGTGCTGATCGATTCCGGATTCGGGACCGATGCGGGCACGATCCGTGTAATGGGTGCCAGCTTGCCGCCTGCCGCCCCGGGAACGCCGCCTGTACCGGGCCTTCGAGTAGCGTCGAAGAATGCGCCTGCTACGATCCCGCAACTTGTGGCCGAGGTCGAACAGTACAACCGGCTTGTGCGCCTTATTAAACAGGGTGTTCCGGTTAAGATGACCGTCGATCTGGCCGTGCAGTTCTACGATGACGACCTGCAGGGCTACAATACGATCGCTGAGATCCCGGGAACGGATCTAAAAGACGAGATCGTGATGGTCGGTGCACACATGGATTCGTGGCATGCAGGAACCGGTGCAACTGACAACGGTGCGGGAACGGCAATGGCGATGGAAGCCATACGTTTAATACAGGCATCGGGCCTCAGGCCGCGGCGAACCATCAGGATCGGGCTGTGGACCGGTGAGGAACAAGGGCTGTTGGGATCCCGCGGTTATGTTTCGAAAAATTACGGGATGATCGGCGACGGTTCGGATGCAGCGGCTTTTGCGGCTTTTGGCGGCGGCCCGGTGACTATCAATAAGAAGCCGGCACACGACAAATTCGCGGCTTATTACAACCTCGACAACGGTACCGGTCAGATCCGCGGCATCTATCTGCAGGGGCACGGCCAACTGCGTTCGACATTCAAGGACTGGCTGACGCCATTTAAGGACTGGAACGCCTCGACCGTCACGATCAACAACACGGGCGGAACCGATCACCAGGCATTTGACCTCGTTGGATTGCCGGGATTTCAGTTCATACAGGATCCGATCGAGTATTTCACACGTTCGTGGCACACCACGCAAGACGTTTCTGACCGTATTCTCGAAGAAGACCTCAAACGATCGGCCGTGATAATGGCGACCTTTGCCTACAATTCAGCAATGACCGATCAAAAACTGCCGCGAAAGGACAGCGGAGCCGTTGGTTCGATCCTGCCGGGATTTGATCTTCGCGCCGAACGCGACGAAGCTGCCTTTCGAAATTCAGGGCTCGGCTTTGCAGTCTGCGGCCATGAGATCGAGGGCCGCGAGCTGCCCATCGGCTACCCGAGCATTCTAGCTCTAGACCATTCGCGACATGCACTTGGTGAATGA
- a CDS encoding nuclear transport factor 2 family protein, translating to MKYKFAALLSVIFAFAGIAFAQDAEKDAVRVPLENYLRGHATGDREYFKKAFHTEGNLIFIREGKYTTRSFADYIAGASGKPAADEAKRKRWVESIDIAGNAATAKVILDYPTVKFVDYMSLLKINGEWKIINKSFYAEPKTATETKKP from the coding sequence ATGAAATACAAGTTTGCCGCGTTGCTCTCGGTAATATTCGCATTCGCCGGGATCGCGTTCGCACAGGACGCGGAAAAAGACGCGGTTCGCGTTCCGCTTGAAAATTATCTGAGGGGCCATGCCACTGGTGACCGTGAATATTTTAAAAAGGCATTTCATACCGAGGGCAACCTGATATTCATACGCGAAGGCAAATATACGACGCGTTCGTTCGCCGATTATATCGCCGGGGCGTCGGGTAAACCTGCCGCGGACGAGGCAAAGCGCAAACGGTGGGTAGAGAGCATAGATATTGCCGGTAACGCGGCGACAGCGAAGGTAATACTCGATTACCCGACCGTAAAATTTGTTGATTACATGTCGTTGCTCAAGATAAACGGCGAGTGGAAGATCATAAACAAATCGTTCTACGCCGAGCCGAAGACGGCAACCGAGACCAAGAAACCATAG